The Streptomyces sp. TLI_105 DNA segment GGTGAACTGCTTGATGCGGGTGATGAGTCCGGACATGGTTCCTCCTCGGGCCGTGTGCGGTCCGCCTACCCGGGCACGCCCGGAGCATGTCGGCGGCCTTCGGCGGCGGGCGACGCGCGGCGGGCAACCACCGTACGGGCGACGGGCCTTGAGGCCGGTTGCCGACGGTGGCACATCCGCTCACCCGCGGGAGGCCGCGTCAGGGGCTCGTCGTCGACACCGCGTACACCCGCGGGAAGGCCGGGTCGGTGAGGTCGACGGTGATGTCGGTCCGCGGGCGCGGTTCCTCGCGGGGGACGATGGCGCCCGCCCAGGTCACGCCGTGGGCGAAGGTCCAGCCGGCGATGTCGGCGTCGCGCTCGCCGACGGTGATCCGGCCAGAGGTGAGCGCGGAACGGGCGGTCCCGGACTCGGCGAGGAAGGCGTCGAGGCCGCCGGCGGTCGTCGTGAACTGGACGTACAGTCGGCTGGTCTTCCAGTTGCTGGTCTCGTAGTAGGCGACGTCCCAGGCCCCGGAGGGGATCGGGATCTCGAAGACCCGGCGCTTCATCAGCGAGGGCCAGTTGGCCTGGAGGCCGGCCGCCGAGGACTCGCGCTCCTTGTCGCGGCCGCTGTCGCGGCTCTGGCCCGCGGAGATGACGAGGTAGCCGGCCGGGATGCCGACGAGGAGCACGATGATGACGGCCGTCAGCCAGCGACGGCGGATCATGTGCCGGCGGTCCTCGGGCAGCCTGCCCTGCGGGGGGCGGGGCAGGGTGGTCTGCTGAGGCAGGGTGGCCTGCTGGGACAGGGTCATGGAGTGGGGTCCTCGGGGGTGCGTGCGGCCCGGCCCGAGGTGCCGTTGCGCAGGGCCTGGGCGTAGCGCTCGTACCGTTCGTACCGCTCGACGCGGCGCCGGTTGGCGCGGCGGAAGCGGCGGGCGACGAGCCGGGCGAGGTCGGCGGCGCCGACCATGCCGGCCTCGGGACCGAGCTGGGCGCGGGTGATGCGGGCCTCGGGGCGGTAGCCGCGGCCGGTGAGGTGGCGGCGGAAGGCGTCCCTCGCGGGGCCGATGAGCAGGTCGTCGGCGGCGGAGACGCCTCCGCCGATGACGAAGCAGGAGGGGTCGAGGGCGGCGGCGAGGTTGGCGATGCCGACGCCGAGCCACTGGCCGATGTCCTGGAGCAGCTCGACGCACATGGCGTCGCCCTCTCGGGCGAGCTCGGTGATGAGGGGGCCGGTGATCTCGGGGATGTTCCCCTTGACCCGCTCGATGATCTCGTACGCGACCGGGGAGTCGGCGGCGGCCAGCTCGCGGGCCTCGCGGACCAGCGCGTTCCCCGAGCTGTACTGCTCCCAGCAGCCGCGGTTGCCGCAGGGGCAGCGGTGGCCGCCGGGGACGACCTGCATGTGGCCGAACTCTCCGGCGACGCCGTACTTGCCCCGCTTGACCTGGCCGTCCTCCAGGATGGCGCCGCCGATGCCGGTGCCGAGGGTGATCATGACGAGGTGGTCCTCGCCTCGTCCGGCGCCGAAGCGCCACTCGGCCCAGGCGGCGGTGTTGGCGTCGTTGTCGACCATGACGGGGACGGCGAGGCGGCCCTGGAGGGCGTCGCGGAGGGGTTCGTTGCGCCAGGCGAGGTGCGGGGCGAAGAGGACCCGGGCCCGGTCGGCGTCGACCCAGCCGGCCGCGCCGATGCCGACGGCGTGCACGTCGTGCCGGTCGGAGAGGTCCAGGACCAGCTCGACGATGGTGTCCTCGACGACCTTGGGGCTCTTGGACTTGTCCGGGGTCTCCGTGCGGAGCTTCTCCAGGATGTTGCCGTCGGCGTCGACGACGCCGGCCATCACCTTCGTACCGCCGATGTCGATGCCGACGGTCGGCACCCGGGGCGCCGTCAGGTGGGAGCGCCGCTCCCGGGACCCGACGGTCCGCAGCACGGTCCCGCGGGCGGCTCCCCGGTGGGCGAGGTCACGGTAGGTACTCATCGGCTCCGATTCTGCCAGGTGGGGTGTGAAGGGGCCGTTACGTCGTGGAGCGGGCCGGTCACGCGCCGGTCGGCCGCTCCAGCTCGTGGCGCAGGTCCTCCAGCTCGCTGCCGCCCGCCATCTGCCGGGTCAACTCGTCGAGCGTGACGGAGTCCTTGGTGTGGCTCGCGGCCATGACGCCCCGCTTGAGGAGGACGAAACGGTCGCCGACGAGGTAGGCGTGGTGCGGGTTGTGGGTGATGAGAACCACTCCGAGGCCTTCGTCGCGGGCGGCCGCCACGTACTTCAGGACGACCCCGGACTGCTTGACGCCGAGCGCGGCGGTCGGCTCGTCGAGGACGAGGACCTTGGCGCCGAAGTGGACCGCGCGGGCGATGGCCACGCACTGGCGCTCGCCGCCGGAGAGGGTGCCGATGGGCTGGTCGACGTCACGGAGGTCGATGCCCATGCGCAGCAGCGCCTCGCGGGTCGTGGCGCGCATCAGCTCGACGTCGAGCCGCTTGAGCGGGCCCCTGCCCCTCGTGGGTTCGGAGCCGAGGAAGAAGTTCCGCCAGACCGGCATGAGGGGGACGACGGCGAGGTCCTGGTAGACGGTGGCGATGCCCCGGTCGAGGGCGTCGCGCGGGTTGGCGAGGGTGACCTCCTCGCCCTCGATGCGGAAGGTTCCGCCGTCGTGCCGGTGGAGACCGGCGACGATCTTGATGAGGGTGGACTTGCCGGCGCCGTTGTCACCGAGGACGCAGGAGATCTCGCCCGCGCGGACCTCCAGGGAGACCCCTTCGAGGGCGCGGATGTTGCCGTAGTACTTGCTGACGTCGGCCAGCTCCACGAGCGGAGTCGACTCCGTGGTCACTTGGTCGCCTCCACGCGCTTGCGGATCCAGGCGTTCAGCAGGGTCGCCAGGAGGAGCATCGCTCCCAGGAAGAACTTGAACCAGTCGGGGTTCCACTCGGCGTACACGATGCCCTTGCTGGTCATGCCGAAGATGAGGGCGCCGACCGCCGAGCCGATGGCCGAGCCGTATCCGCCGGTGATCAGGCAGCCGCCGATGACGGCCGCGATGATGTAGATCAGCTCGTTCCCGACGCCTTCGCCCGACTGGACGACGTCGAAGGAGAAGAGCAGGTGCTGGCCGGAGATCCAGGCGCAGAAGGCGACGCCCATGTAGAGGCCGATCTTCGTGCGGTGGACGGGGACGCCGACCGCGCGGGCCGCGTCGGCGCCGCCGCCGACGGCGAAGATCCAGTTGCCGAAGCGGGTGCGGAGCAGGATCCAGGTGGCGAGCGCGACGAGGCCGAACCACCACAGGATGGTGACCTTGAACTCGACGCCGCCGATCGTCGCCTCCGAGGCGAAGAGCTTCCGCGCGGAGGGGAAGCCCTCCATGTCGGCGATGGTCTTGGTGGAGACGGTGCCGCTGATCAGCTTGGTGAGGCCCAGGTTCAGGCCGGTCAGCATGAGGAAGGTGCCGAGCGTGATGATGAAGCTGGGGAGTTTGGTACGGGTCAGCATGAAGCCGTTGAAGGCGCCGATCGCCAGGGTGACGAGCAGCGAGACGCCGACGCCGACCCAGACGTTCGCCGTCATCTGGTAGCTGAACATCGAGGAGACCAGCGCGGAGCTGGTGACGAGGACGCCGGCGGAGAGGTCGAACTCGCCGCCGATCATCAGGAGGGCGACCGGGACGGCCATGATGCCGAGGGTGGAGGCCGCGTAGAGGACCGTGCCGAGGCTGGAGGGCTTGAGGAAGCTGTCGGCGACCACCGTGAAGAAGGCGAAGACGGCGATCGCGCCGACGACCGAGCCGAGTTCGGGGCGGGCGAGCAGCTTCTTCAGGGGGGTGGTGCGAAGCAGCCGTTCGTCGACGTGGTCGACACCGTCCGAGGGCGGGGCGGTGGAGCTCATCGGGTGCCCCGATCCGCGTACTGCTTCAGCGCGGCGGCCTGGTCCTTGGTGATGATCTGGGGGCCGGTCAGGACCGGCTTGCCGCCGCCGAGGACGTCGGCGTTGTAGCGGTACAGCCAGAGCAGGTCGACGGCCTCGTAGCCCTGGAGGTAGGGCTGCTGGTCGACGGCGAAGCCGAGGGTGCCGGCCTCCAGGGCGGTCGCGACCTTGGCGTTGAGGTCGAAGGTGTCGACCTCGGCCTTGCTGCCGGCGCCCTTCGCGGCCTGGACGGCGGTGTCGGCGAAGGGGGCGCCGAGGGTGACGACGGCGTCGACGTCCTTGTCGGACTGGAGCTTGGCCTCGATGGAGGCCTTGACGTCGGGCATGTTGGTGCCGTCGACGTACAGGTTCACGAGCTCGCCGCCGAAGGTCTTCTTCACTCCGGCGCAGCGCTGCTCGTGGCCGACGTTGCCCTGCTCGTGCAGGACGCAGAGGGCCTTCTTCTTCCCGCGCTTGTCGAGTTCCTCGCCGACGGCCTCGCCGGCGACGGTCTCGTCCTGGCCGATGTGGGTGAGCGCGCCGTAGGCCTTGGACTGCTCGGCGCCCGAGTTCACGGTGATCACCGGGATGCCGGCCTTGACGGCCTTCTCGACGGCGGCCTTCATGGCGTCGGGCTTGGCGAGGGTGACGATCAGTCCGTCGACGCCC contains these protein-coding regions:
- a CDS encoding ATP-binding cassette domain-containing protein, giving the protein MTTESTPLVELADVSKYYGNIRALEGVSLEVRAGEISCVLGDNGAGKSTLIKIVAGLHRHDGGTFRIEGEEVTLANPRDALDRGIATVYQDLAVVPLMPVWRNFFLGSEPTRGRGPLKRLDVELMRATTREALLRMGIDLRDVDQPIGTLSGGERQCVAIARAVHFGAKVLVLDEPTAALGVKQSGVVLKYVAAARDEGLGVVLITHNPHHAYLVGDRFVLLKRGVMAASHTKDSVTLDELTRQMAGGSELEDLRHELERPTGA
- a CDS encoding sugar ABC transporter substrate-binding protein, whose translation is MTRLRTGGVRAAVGAVLALALTAALAGCSSTGGKRAEDARKAAEAQGRAAVDTPRWTFAMVTHSGDGDTFWDIVQKGAKQAAAKDNINFLYAHNDEAQQQAQLIDSYVAKGVDGLIVTLAKPDAMKAAVEKAVKAGIPVITVNSGAEQSKAYGALTHIGQDETVAGEAVGEELDKRGKKKALCVLHEQGNVGHEQRCAGVKKTFGGELVNLYVDGTNMPDVKASIEAKLQSDKDVDAVVTLGAPFADTAVQAAKGAGSKAEVDTFDLNAKVATALEAGTLGFAVDQQPYLQGYEAVDLLWLYRYNADVLGGGKPVLTGPQIITKDQAAALKQYADRGTR
- a CDS encoding ROK family glucokinase codes for the protein MSTYRDLAHRGAARGTVLRTVGSRERRSHLTAPRVPTVGIDIGGTKVMAGVVDADGNILEKLRTETPDKSKSPKVVEDTIVELVLDLSDRHDVHAVGIGAAGWVDADRARVLFAPHLAWRNEPLRDALQGRLAVPVMVDNDANTAAWAEWRFGAGRGEDHLVMITLGTGIGGAILEDGQVKRGKYGVAGEFGHMQVVPGGHRCPCGNRGCWEQYSSGNALVREARELAAADSPVAYEIIERVKGNIPEITGPLITELAREGDAMCVELLQDIGQWLGVGIANLAAALDPSCFVIGGGVSAADDLLIGPARDAFRRHLTGRGYRPEARITRAQLGPEAGMVGAADLARLVARRFRRANRRRVERYERYERYAQALRNGTSGRAARTPEDPTP
- a CDS encoding ABC transporter permease, with amino-acid sequence MSSTAPPSDGVDHVDERLLRTTPLKKLLARPELGSVVGAIAVFAFFTVVADSFLKPSSLGTVLYAASTLGIMAVPVALLMIGGEFDLSAGVLVTSSALVSSMFSYQMTANVWVGVGVSLLVTLAIGAFNGFMLTRTKLPSFIITLGTFLMLTGLNLGLTKLISGTVSTKTIADMEGFPSARKLFASEATIGGVEFKVTILWWFGLVALATWILLRTRFGNWIFAVGGGADAARAVGVPVHRTKIGLYMGVAFCAWISGQHLLFSFDVVQSGEGVGNELIYIIAAVIGGCLITGGYGSAIGSAVGALIFGMTSKGIVYAEWNPDWFKFFLGAMLLLATLLNAWIRKRVEATK